The Neurospora crassa OR74A linkage group V, whole genome shotgun sequence sequence TCTTGCCGTGTCTACGAAGCGTTCGGCTGCACAATGGTACCATACCCATGTGGGTTCCCGCCGTTCTGAACATTATCGCTGTAGACGCCAGGAGCGCGGTCGGTGACGATGGAGCCTTGTCTTAACCGCTCCCGACGGTCGTAGTAGACATATTCGAGATAGAAGGCATGAACGTGGCCAGGGATATAGCTGCGTCGGGTTTTCATAGAGGTCAGTGCGGTGCTCTACGGCAGTGCTGGTAAACATCAATCTGGAAGGCATCCACATAAACGTACCCCAACAAAGTCAGGCAGATGTTGATCAAGAGGTCTGCCCCACAGCCGGCGATGGCAAACACGCCGATCGGAGGACCTTCAATCTCTTTAGTCAGTACACTGGAGGTAAATATTTGGGGCTGCAAGACGCCATTCGAAGTGAACGAGCGAAGCGGGGCCTCTTGGAACCGTACAGAAAATGGTCACGATGACCAGGAAAATTGCTGAGGCCACTCCCATGTTTTTTTTATCTGCTGGCCGGCCGAGAAACGCGATATGTGAAGAGGTTCCGAAGAAAGTTTACTGTGATGATTGAGTCTCTAACAACTGAAATCgtgaaaagaggaagaacatGATGTGATGTTTCCCAGTTACCTGCGTTCAGCAATCCACACAAACCGCATCAGGCGATGACGTACTCCTCTGCCGACGGATGGCATGAAGCAGGAACCGTGCCGCACGGGCCATATCATGACACCTTCCCGTCTCTGGTATCTATGTTCTTTACTATTTACCGACACTGTCTGTATTCAATGGTTCCGACTTAACCTTGTCTATAGTTACATGCAGGCGAGTGTATCTAGGTGTAAGTGAACTAAATATCAAGTCCCACCAGTTGGATCGATCGTTATGCTGGGGCGACTTAGAGTCTGGACTCGGGTTAAGCCCCCTGAGAATAGCATGGAACACAGTCGCTCTCGAGCACCCCGGAGTTGTGGGATCATGCAGCGTCCGCTGGGTACTAGTGCTAGATCTCACGATTCGGTAAGGTAGCCAAGGCGGACCGGGGTACGGGAAACCTCAAGGCATTGCACACGGCCGTTCTTCAGATTCACGCTTCTATGGGAAGCTCAGGGTTTGTGTTGAATCTGGCCATGAATCGAAGGCGAATTAGCCGGAGCATCGGCGTTCACAAATCGGAGCCACGGCCGGCGGTGACCGGAGAAGATGATGTGCAAATCCGGCATTTCCCAACACCGCCGACCGTTCCAAGTTTGTGCCATTCCCTCGTCGATCCTAACCACCGTTATGCTTTGGGTGTTCCTTGTTGTTATACTACAAAAAGTAAAAGTAGGTAGTGATACTCGTGTGTTGGAAATATGACACGATGCCGCATATGTATGCCTTCTGTAGCTATTGGAACGAGTACAAGGCAACCCTGTGCTCGCTCAAGACTCTCACAGTACTCCAGATAGCAGAGTAGTAAGTCTAGGTGTAAGACTAAGTGTCTTTATGAGGTGTCAGGGAAACATGAGGGATCAGCTGTAGCTGTCGTGTGTGGAAGCTGTGCAATGTAAATAGGAGTCGAGCCTTATGGACTGGCATGCtgttgggggtggtggtttAATGTCAGTGAGCCGAGGTCAAAGTAAGGAATGCGAGTTGTTGTGCTGTCTCAGAAGTAATGTTGAATAAGTCGATTTCAGTACATTGAACGTCGAATACGCGCAATCAGATGAACACGCTGAATATTGTATGTTGGACAAGGTAGCCCGGTAGAGTGCAGGCTCACACGAGTCCAATTCGTCGCT is a genomic window containing:
- a CDS encoding plasma membrane proteolipid 3; the encoded protein is MGVASAIFLVIVTIFCPPIGVFAIAGCGADLLINICLTLLGYIPGHVHAFYLEYVYYDRRERLRQGSIVTDRAPGVYSDNVQNGGNPHGYGTIVQPNAS